One window from the genome of Treponema sp. OMZ 838 encodes:
- a CDS encoding 3-deoxy-7-phosphoheptulonate synthase — MNSRPLLYHRRIERIHPLISPQQMLEKIPVSEKACHTVLTGRKEVEAILSGADNRFLLVAGPCSIHDPISALDYANRLMRLRIKYRDRFCIIMRVYFEKPRTGLGWRGLIVEPALDGVINITGGLEMARKTLSAITELGLPAASELLDPIVPQYTADFISWASIGARSAESQIHRELASGLSMPVGFKNPTDGDISTAINAIVSAREPHAFLGLMQNGNPAVMHTSGNEYAHLVLRGSIHGANCGRVSIEESCRLLTEQGIQPAILIDCSHGNSQRQPEKQWDILLESLRLRLEQPQIEAIRGCMLESFIQAGSVSPEHCSKKSEYGKSITDPCMSWEMTESLLTEAADIWTGQLH, encoded by the coding sequence ATGAATAGTCGCCCGCTGTTATACCATCGGCGTATTGAACGAATACACCCGTTGATTTCGCCGCAGCAGATGCTCGAAAAAATCCCGGTATCGGAAAAAGCGTGTCACACAGTGTTGACGGGAAGAAAAGAGGTAGAAGCGATTTTGTCCGGCGCCGATAACCGGTTTTTATTGGTTGCCGGCCCTTGTTCCATCCACGATCCGATCTCTGCACTGGATTATGCGAACCGGTTAATGCGTCTGCGGATAAAATACCGCGACCGCTTTTGTATTATCATGCGCGTGTATTTTGAAAAACCGCGTACCGGTTTGGGCTGGCGCGGTTTGATTGTAGAACCTGCGCTTGATGGAGTGATTAATATTACCGGCGGGTTGGAGATGGCGCGCAAAACATTGAGTGCTATTACCGAACTGGGACTGCCGGCTGCTTCGGAGTTGCTCGATCCTATTGTACCGCAATATACTGCGGATTTTATCAGCTGGGCGTCTATCGGTGCGCGTTCCGCCGAAAGTCAGATACACCGGGAACTTGCTTCGGGGCTGTCGATGCCGGTCGGTTTTAAGAACCCTACCGACGGCGATATTAGTACGGCGATAAACGCCATTGTTTCCGCACGGGAACCGCATGCCTTTCTCGGCCTCATGCAAAACGGCAATCCCGCAGTAATGCATACGAGCGGCAATGAATACGCGCACCTCGTATTGCGGGGGAGCATTCACGGAGCAAACTGCGGCAGGGTTTCAATAGAAGAAAGTTGCCGTCTTTTGACTGAACAGGGGATACAGCCGGCGATCCTGATTGACTGTTCGCATGGCAACTCACAACGGCAGCCGGAAAAGCAGTGGGACATCCTGCTTGAAAGCCTCCGGTTAAGGTTGGAGCAGCCGCAGATTGAAGCAATCCGCGGTTGTATGCTCGAAAGCTTTATTCAGGCGGGGTCCGTTTCGCCGGAGCATTGCTCAAAAAAGAGCGAATACGGTAAATCAATTACCGACCCCTGCATGAGCTGGGAAATGACCGAATCGCTTCTCACCGAAGCCGCGGATATATGGACAGGGCAACTGCATTAG
- a CDS encoding AI-2E family transporter: MQKSLKFQTVSFFIILAITVVLVARVFLPYASVLLWSAILYIMFGPLYHKLLKKLKPESRWFRMQQSIIAASFSVGIIILVAGILFFFVIKLIGQGQMFVKKIMNFFITHPQLFRMEKDAPLNELVMQISMGTIDLSVFDVKKELMNFFLQYANTIVRYATSIAKNIGNFVLSLLFMCFALYFLFIDGQYLGTVFVTAIPIQVSEGQKLAAKIKDTISNLFMGYFLVSICQFAAAFIVYTIFQVEGALLLSFLTFFSSFLPFFGCALVWAPIGIEIVLTAGLFKGLLFLCVAGFFISSIDNFLRPMFLQNRVQIHPLLIFFSILGGIRFFKLNGIVLGPLFVILLFTLIDIARTSDSTDAED; encoded by the coding sequence ATGCAGAAATCACTCAAGTTTCAAACCGTTTCTTTTTTTATCATATTGGCGATTACCGTTGTGCTGGTAGCGCGGGTGTTTTTGCCCTATGCAAGCGTACTGTTGTGGTCAGCTATCCTCTACATCATGTTTGGACCGCTGTATCATAAACTGCTTAAAAAGCTGAAGCCGGAGTCCCGATGGTTTAGAATGCAGCAGAGTATTATCGCCGCTTCATTTTCGGTCGGTATTATTATACTGGTTGCCGGAATTCTGTTCTTTTTTGTTATTAAACTGATCGGGCAAGGGCAGATGTTTGTAAAGAAAATAATGAACTTTTTTATTACGCATCCGCAGTTATTTAGAATGGAAAAAGATGCACCGCTGAATGAATTAGTCATGCAGATTTCGATGGGAACAATCGATCTTTCGGTGTTTGATGTCAAAAAAGAACTTATGAATTTCTTTCTACAATATGCGAATACGATCGTCCGCTACGCGACAAGTATTGCCAAAAATATCGGTAATTTTGTGCTTTCGCTCCTGTTCATGTGTTTTGCCCTCTATTTTCTTTTTATCGATGGGCAATATCTCGGTACGGTGTTTGTAACGGCTATTCCGATTCAGGTGTCGGAAGGTCAAAAACTGGCGGCAAAGATAAAGGACACTATCTCCAACCTTTTTATGGGGTATTTTCTCGTTTCAATATGTCAGTTTGCAGCGGCGTTTATCGTGTATACTATTTTTCAGGTGGAAGGCGCACTGCTTTTATCGTTTTTAACTTTTTTTAGTTCCTTTTTGCCTTTCTTTGGCTGCGCGTTGGTATGGGCCCCGATTGGAATCGAAATAGTGTTAACGGCAGGTTTATTTAAAGGTCTCCTCTTTCTCTGCGTCGCAGGCTTTTTTATCAGTTCAATCGATAATTTTTTACGACCGATGTTCTTGCAGAACCGTGTTCAGATACATCCGTTGCTGATTTTCTTTTCGATACTCGGCGGTATTCGTTTTTTTAAGCTGAACGGAATTGTGCTTGGTCCGCTGTTTGTTATCCTCTTGTTTACGCTGATCGATATTGCGCGGACTTCGGACAGTACGGATGCTGAAGACTAG
- the nagB gene encoding glucosamine-6-phosphate deaminase encodes MRLIIKPDYDACSVWAADHICKKITDFAPTASRPFVLGLPTGSTPLGVYKELIKRHREGNISFKHVVTFNMDEYVGLTPDHPQSYHYFMYENFFKYIDIDPANIHILDGMAKDPKTECEQYEAAIAQYGKIHLFMGGVGADGHIAFNEPGSSLASRTRQKTLTQDTIAMNARFFNGDAAAVPKTALTVGIGTITDAEEVMILATGYNKARAVRHAVEGSVNHIWTISALQLHPHAIIVCDEPATDELRVGTVRYFKDIETSTSSGGTK; translated from the coding sequence ATGCGATTAATTATAAAACCTGATTATGATGCCTGTTCCGTATGGGCGGCTGATCATATTTGCAAAAAAATTACGGATTTTGCTCCGACTGCATCAAGGCCGTTCGTACTCGGCTTGCCGACGGGGTCTACACCGCTTGGTGTCTACAAAGAATTGATTAAACGCCATCGGGAAGGGAATATTTCGTTTAAACACGTGGTTACCTTTAACATGGATGAATATGTGGGATTGACTCCCGATCATCCGCAAAGCTACCACTACTTTATGTATGAAAACTTCTTTAAGTACATCGATATAGACCCTGCAAATATTCATATTTTAGACGGGATGGCAAAAGATCCAAAAACCGAGTGCGAACAATACGAAGCGGCGATTGCGCAGTACGGAAAAATTCATCTATTCATGGGCGGGGTCGGAGCAGACGGGCATATCGCTTTCAATGAACCCGGTTCTTCCCTTGCGTCCCGCACACGCCAGAAAACACTGACACAGGACACGATTGCGATGAATGCCCGCTTTTTTAACGGCGATGCGGCAGCAGTTCCCAAGACAGCGCTGACTGTCGGAATCGGTACGATTACCGATGCGGAAGAGGTGATGATCCTCGCAACCGGTTACAATAAAGCGCGGGCGGTACGGCATGCGGTGGAAGGCAGTGTCAATCATATTTGGACGATTTCGGCACTACAGCTGCACCCGCATGCAATCATCGTGTGCGACGAACCGGCTACCGATGAACTCCGTGTCGGAACCGTTCGGTATTTTAAAGATATAGAAACTTCAACTTCATCGGGCGGAACAAAATAA
- the nagA gene encoding N-acetylglucosamine-6-phosphate deacetylase — protein sequence MENALCFHNATVVTGYSLMENGCVYVKDGKIEDVFSERRFLNKRFSPEVRIIDVDKAYIAPGLIDTHIHGFAGFGTEDGSPDSILGMSKALAEYGVTAFNPTLYPTEPENMTKCIRAVVDAMGHEEGAAIMGLHLEGPFISPEKPGALSPSAISSVNLDLMDKLWAASNGNIVNMTVAPELKNMRELALYCIKKNIVLQAGHTNALYENMLEGMQAGILHSTHLFNAMSQMHHRNPGAVGAILIHPEMSCEIIADGIHVHPDLIRLLARDKPIDKIVLITDSLKPTEQCEGTLIANGEEVVLQGGCFHRKTDGVIAGSSLSMIRGVKNLVSFGFPVETAVRFGSANPAEIMRYSKRGSIMPGYKGDLIVFDKQFNVLATVIKGNLKKNLF from the coding sequence ATGGAAAATGCACTTTGTTTTCATAATGCAACGGTAGTAACCGGTTACTCCTTAATGGAAAACGGTTGTGTCTATGTTAAGGACGGCAAGATTGAGGATGTCTTTAGCGAGCGCCGCTTTTTAAATAAACGTTTTTCTCCCGAAGTACGTATCATCGATGTCGATAAAGCATATATTGCTCCGGGACTGATCGATACCCACATTCACGGCTTTGCAGGATTCGGGACGGAAGACGGCTCTCCCGATTCCATACTTGGTATGTCGAAGGCTCTTGCCGAATACGGCGTAACGGCTTTTAATCCTACGCTGTATCCGACGGAGCCGGAAAATATGACGAAATGTATCCGTGCGGTTGTCGATGCAATGGGACATGAAGAAGGTGCTGCCATCATGGGTTTGCACCTTGAAGGTCCGTTTATTTCGCCGGAAAAACCCGGAGCGTTAAGCCCTTCTGCAATCAGCTCTGTCAATCTGGATTTGATGGATAAGCTTTGGGCTGCTTCAAACGGCAATATCGTCAATATGACCGTAGCTCCGGAGCTTAAAAATATGCGCGAGCTGGCGCTCTACTGCATCAAAAAAAATATTGTGCTGCAGGCGGGGCATACCAATGCACTTTACGAAAATATGCTTGAAGGAATGCAGGCGGGTATTTTACATTCGACGCATCTTTTTAACGCGATGAGCCAAATGCACCACCGCAACCCTGGTGCCGTCGGTGCGATTTTAATCCATCCGGAAATGTCCTGCGAAATTATTGCGGACGGTATCCATGTTCATCCCGACCTTATTCGCTTATTGGCACGGGATAAACCGATCGATAAGATTGTTTTAATAACCGATAGTCTCAAGCCTACGGAACAGTGTGAAGGTACTCTGATTGCAAACGGAGAAGAGGTTGTACTCCAAGGCGGGTGTTTCCATCGTAAGACGGACGGCGTTATCGCGGGTTCGAGTCTTTCGATGATTCGCGGGGTTAAGAACCTTGTATCCTTCGGTTTTCCGGTAGAGACCGCCGTCCGCTTCGGATCCGCAAATCCGGCAGAAATTATGCGGTATTCTAAACGCGGTTCCATTATGCCGGGGTACAAAGGTGATCTTATCGTATTCGATAAGCAGTTCAATGTGCTTGCAACCGTCATAAAAGGAAATTTGAAAAAAAATTTATTTTAA
- a CDS encoding bifunctional oligoribonuclease/PAP phosphatase NrnA produces MDSQGNKFRPDLRLKRQNMTIGARNRVIQNMYYLMKAHRSFLILGHENPDEDCYASTVAGALLLRKFNKHVSIFLESVPPENLKFLTSICKYNKINIYYGTMPPIRSVEVLCILDTPKPDMIAANGCIYDFLNTPSIPKIEIDHHFDSDAAYSGDPAYSLVLHASSTCEILCRICYKLATHPEILQRYSIEELYSRNLVLTLLTGMLGDAKMGNYISNPHDKEVFDYFSKHLNLMLRISTHSEGRTKKIESMERLLDVMETTDAETEKIYHTIIDRARYTEHIGMVILSEDESNAFLKSIEYTQFTGMIKEATNAIAEKVGGIGISAYYDSPGKSNKIQCRIRASEAVRGINLHPILSHFKITDGGGHPGAIAFRLPRESGNSLYTLLEDIQSFIKQNILV; encoded by the coding sequence ATGGATTCTCAGGGGAATAAATTCAGACCCGATTTGCGCTTAAAACGGCAGAATATGACCATTGGAGCGCGGAATCGTGTTATACAGAATATGTATTATCTCATGAAAGCACATCGTTCATTCTTGATTCTCGGTCACGAAAACCCTGATGAAGATTGTTATGCTTCGACCGTGGCAGGCGCACTATTGTTGCGTAAATTTAATAAACACGTCAGCATTTTTTTAGAATCCGTACCGCCTGAAAACCTTAAATTTCTCACTTCCATCTGCAAATATAACAAGATCAATATATATTACGGAACAATGCCGCCGATCCGTTCCGTCGAAGTTCTCTGTATTTTGGATACGCCGAAACCGGATATGATCGCGGCAAACGGCTGTATCTATGATTTTCTGAATACCCCATCTATTCCAAAAATTGAAATAGACCATCACTTTGATTCCGATGCTGCATATTCCGGAGATCCCGCCTATTCTTTAGTTCTCCATGCGTCCAGTACCTGCGAAATATTATGCCGGATATGCTATAAATTAGCAACGCACCCCGAAATACTACAGCGTTACAGCATCGAAGAGCTTTATTCGCGGAATCTGGTACTGACGCTTTTGACCGGTATGCTCGGCGATGCAAAAATGGGAAATTATATTTCCAACCCGCATGATAAAGAAGTTTTTGACTATTTTTCCAAGCATTTAAATTTGATGCTGCGGATAAGCACTCATTCGGAGGGGCGTACAAAAAAAATCGAATCAATGGAACGGCTGCTGGATGTGATGGAAACAACCGATGCCGAAACCGAGAAAATCTATCATACCATTATCGACCGTGCGAGATATACCGAACACATCGGAATGGTCATTTTATCGGAAGATGAGTCGAATGCTTTCCTTAAAAGTATCGAATATACACAGTTTACCGGTATGATTAAGGAGGCAACCAATGCCATTGCAGAGAAAGTCGGAGGCATAGGAATTTCCGCCTACTACGATTCTCCCGGCAAATCCAATAAAATACAGTGCCGTATCCGTGCGAGCGAAGCAGTTCGAGGCATCAATTTACACCCAATTCTCAGTCATTTTAAGATTACGGACGGAGGCGGACATCCCGGCGCGATCGCCTTTCGGCTTCCCCGAGAATCCGGAAACTCGCTTTATACACTGCTTGAAGACATCCAATCTTTTATTAAACAAAACATATTAGTATGA
- a CDS encoding epoxyqueuosine reductase QueH — protein sequence MKQNFQLLMEQTIAALGNSFTAEAPPRLMLHSCCAPCSSSVIKRLAGHFKLTIFYYNPNIDTQLEYRTRADEQIRLIEQYNTSKEFPYRIDYLIRDYNHQEFLEIAEGYTDCPEGGERCFRCYRLRLAATVREATAQDFDFFCTTLSLSPLKSAAKINEIGMELATDKCRWLPSDFKKKDGYLESIKLSKELGLYRQDYCGCEFSLTF from the coding sequence ATGAAGCAAAATTTTCAATTATTGATGGAACAAACCATCGCGGCTCTTGGCAATTCTTTTACTGCCGAAGCTCCACCGCGTCTTATGCTCCACTCATGCTGCGCCCCATGCAGTTCTTCGGTAATAAAGCGGCTGGCAGGGCATTTTAAGCTAACTATCTTCTATTATAATCCTAACATCGATACCCAACTTGAATACCGTACCCGTGCGGATGAACAAATCCGTTTAATCGAACAGTACAATACGTCAAAAGAATTTCCGTACCGAATCGATTACCTGATACGGGACTATAATCATCAAGAATTTCTCGAAATAGCGGAAGGCTATACGGATTGCCCCGAAGGTGGAGAGCGGTGCTTCCGCTGCTATCGGCTCCGGCTTGCAGCAACGGTACGCGAGGCAACAGCCCAAGATTTCGATTTTTTCTGTACAACGCTTTCTCTCAGCCCGCTCAAAAGTGCGGCAAAAATCAACGAAATCGGCATGGAGCTTGCCACAGACAAGTGCCGATGGCTGCCGAGCGACTTCAAGAAAAAAGACGGCTATCTGGAGTCCATTAAACTGAGCAAAGAGTTGGGGTTGTATAGACAAGATTACTGCGGCTGTGAGTTCTCCCTCACCTTTTGA